Proteins encoded together in one Microbacterium oxydans window:
- a CDS encoding ABC transporter permease: MSTPTPARGSNGIWLVAEREIGSKLRSKAFLISTGILLVLALAGIILGGFASKNTDTTPIAATAETASAVSAIPGVEVTEVADQAEAEKLVRDDKVDAAVLEGDGPSGYTIIALQDAPGSIVSALSISPEVVILEPATTNPLLRYFIAIAFGLVFMMAAATFGGTIAQSVVEEKQTRVVEVLLSAIPARTLLAGKVIGNTVLAMGQILALAAVATIGLIVTGQREVLTTLGAPIIWFAVFFLFGFILLAAMFAAAASMVSRQEDIGSTTTPITMLIMAPYILVIVFNDNPLVLTIMSYVPFSAPVGMPMRLFVGEAQWWEPLLSLVILLVSCVAAIVIGAKIYENSLLRMGSRVKLSEALRG, encoded by the coding sequence GTGAGCACCCCCACCCCCGCCCGCGGCTCCAACGGCATCTGGCTCGTCGCCGAGCGCGAGATCGGATCGAAGCTCCGCAGCAAGGCCTTCCTGATCTCCACCGGCATCCTGCTGGTGCTCGCGCTCGCTGGCATCATCCTCGGCGGCTTCGCGAGCAAGAACACCGATACGACGCCGATCGCCGCGACCGCCGAGACCGCGTCCGCCGTGTCGGCCATCCCCGGGGTTGAGGTGACCGAGGTCGCCGACCAGGCTGAAGCCGAGAAGCTCGTGCGCGACGACAAGGTCGACGCCGCGGTGCTGGAGGGCGACGGACCCTCGGGCTACACGATCATCGCCCTGCAGGATGCTCCGGGCTCGATCGTCTCGGCACTCTCGATCTCTCCCGAGGTCGTCATCCTGGAACCGGCGACGACGAACCCGCTGCTGCGCTACTTCATCGCGATCGCCTTCGGCCTCGTGTTCATGATGGCCGCGGCGACGTTCGGCGGCACGATCGCGCAGAGCGTCGTGGAGGAGAAGCAGACGCGCGTGGTCGAGGTCCTGCTGTCCGCGATCCCGGCCCGCACGCTGCTCGCCGGCAAGGTGATCGGCAACACGGTGCTGGCGATGGGACAGATCCTCGCCCTCGCGGCGGTGGCCACGATCGGGTTGATCGTCACCGGTCAACGCGAGGTACTCACGACCCTCGGAGCCCCGATCATCTGGTTCGCGGTGTTCTTCCTGTTCGGCTTCATCCTGCTCGCGGCGATGTTCGCGGCCGCGGCCTCGATGGTGTCGCGCCAGGAGGACATCGGATCCACGACCACTCCGATCACGATGCTGATCATGGCCCCGTACATCCTGGTCATCGTGTTCAACGACAACCCGCTGGTGCTGACGATCATGTCGTACGTGCCGTTCTCGGCCCCGGTCGGCATGCCGATGCGCCTGTTCGTCGGCGAGGCGCAGTGGTGGGAGCCGCTGTTGAGCCTGGTCATCCTGCTCGTGAGCTGCGTGGCCGCGATCGTGATCGGCGCGAAGATCTACGAGAACTCGCTCCTGCGCATGGGCTCGCGGGTCAAGCTCTCCGAGGCGCTGCGCGGCTGA